A part of Oncorhynchus gorbuscha isolate QuinsamMale2020 ecotype Even-year linkage group LG09, OgorEven_v1.0, whole genome shotgun sequence genomic DNA contains:
- the LOC124042882 gene encoding putative sodium-coupled neutral amino acid transporter 11 — MSTSIQESGEREAHQTENGEGKPLLASQKVVAGKIKSSMISASFNFINSIIGSGIIGLPYSLNQAGLPLGLFLLVLVAFITDYSIILLIKGGNLSGTNSYQSLVRSTFGITGFLVLSLLQFLYPFIAMISYNIITGDTLTKVFQRLPGVGPGHILSERHFVIAVSTILFTLPLSLFRNISKLGKVSLLSMVLTVFILITVIIRAATLGPHIPPTENAWVFARWNAIQAVGVMSFAFICHHNSFMIYGSLKEQSLSNWSRVTHMSVGSAMIVSILFAATGYATFTGYTQGDIFENYCGNDDLATFGRFCFGISIITTFPLECFVTREVVSNVFFKGSLNNHAHVAVTLLIVAACTALSLAYDCLGIVLVLNGVVSATPLIFIIPSACYLKLSTERWFQGENRIPCLILIAGVFVMTTGLIMAVMFPQDCSHGAEMFYCSTSNLSMSPTPPTELLFQNSTQNSR, encoded by the exons AAAGGTGGTTGCAGGAAAAATCAAGAGTTCGATGATATCAGCCTCTTTTAATTTCATCAATTCGATAATAGGATCTGGAATAATAG GTTTGCCATACTCCTTAAACCAGGCTGGCCTTCCTCTTGGCCTTTTTCTCCTGGTTCTGGTAGCATTTATTACAG ACTACTCTATCATCTTGTTGATTAAAGGAGGGAATCTTTCAGGGACAAATAGTTACCAGTCACTTGTACGTAGCACTTTTGGTATCACTGGATTTCTGGTTCTGTCTTTATTGCAGTTTCTATACCCTTTCATTG CTATGATCAGCTACAACATCATAACTGGTGACACATTAACCAAAGTGTTTCAGAGACTACCTGGAG TTGGACCGGGCCACATACTTTCAGAGAGACATTTTGTCATCGCAGTATCCACTATTCTATTCACATTACCCCTGTCTCTTTTCCGGAATATATCAAAGCTGGGAAAG GTGTCCTTACTGTCCATGGTGTTGACTGTTTTCATCCTCATCACTGTTATCATCAGAGCAGCTACCCTGGGACCACATAT TCCCCCTACAGAGAATGCATGGGTGTTTGCAAGGTGGAATGCGATTCAGGCCGTTGGTGTTATGTCTTTTG CCTTTATCTGTCATCACAACAGCTTTATGATCTACGGCTCTCTGAAGGAACAGAGCCTAAGTAACTGGTCTCGTGTCACTCACATGTCTGTTGGTTCGGCTATGATTGTCAGTATTCTGTTTGCTGCGACTGGCTATGCTACCTTCACTGGGTACACGCAAG GTGATATCTTTGAAAACTACTGTGGGAACGATGACCTGGCTACTTTTGGTCGCTTCTGTTTTGGCATCAGTATAATAACAACTTTTCCTCTGGAATGTTTTGTGACTCGAGAG GTAGTatccaatgttttttttaaagggtcTCTCAACAACCATGCCCATGTGGCAGTCACCTTGCTCATAGTTGCAGCGTGCACAGCATTATCCTTGGCCTACGACTGTCTGGGTATTGTTCTGGTGTTAAAT GGTGTTGTAAGCGCCACACCTTTAATTTTCATCATTCCATCAGCTTGCTACCTCAAGCTTTCCACAGAGCGCTGGTTCCAAGGTGAAAACCGCATCCCCTGTCTCATCCTCATAGCTGGTGTCTTTGTCATGACAACAGGTTTGATCATGGCGGTTATGTTCCCCCAAGACTGCTCCCATGGAGCCGAGATGTTTTACTGCTCAACTTCCAACCTCTCCATGTCCCCCACACCACCCACTGAGCTACTCTTTCAGAATTCAACTCAGAATTCTAGATGA